Part of the Pirellulales bacterium genome, ACGGGGAATGCTGGCTCTGGATGAAATCCGTGGCCGCCTCGCGGAGGTTTTTTCCCTGAAATCCCATAAAATCGACCATGTGGTCCACGGGGCAATCGCCTCCGCCGTGGTCTATGGCGCGGCCTTGGGTTGCACCGTGGACCAGATAGAGTCGGCGGTGGGCCTGTTTATCGCCCATGCGATCCCGTTTCGGGCAATCCGCCACGGCCAGCAGCTATCCGACAGCAAGGGGGCCTCCGCGGCGATTAGCACGGAATTGGCCATCCAGGCGGTGCACCGCGCGCAGCGGGGATTTGTGGGTCCGGCGGATATCTTTCGTAATCCCGAGGCGATCTTTTGCCTGTTTGAACGGCCAGCGCGGCAGGGAGAAAGCCCGTTTGACTTGGAATTAGCCTTGAGCGGCGACGATTTTGCCATCGCTGGCATGCACTTTAAGCTGGGCCTGTACGAGCACCAATCGGCGGGAGCGATTCAAGGAGTCTTAGATCTGTTGGCGGCGGAACCAGGGTTGCTGGACAGCGCGGACGCGATCAGCGAAATTTGCGTGACGATTTACGAACCCGCTTATCACATTATTTGCGATCCCTACAAATGGCGTCCCGCCACGCGGCAAAGCGCGGATCATTCCTTGCCGTATATCATTGCCACATTACTGCGAAAAGCGCTGGAACAGCGAACGGCGGATTGGCAAACCCTGATGCTCTTGCCAGAGGATTACTCGACCGTGGCTCTAGGGCACCCCGTGACCCGCGCGTTGATGGAGCGCGTCAAGCTGGAGCATGGCGGGGCAGAATTTGACCGCCGCTATCCCGAAGGGATTCCCACGCGAGTGGCGATCGCGCATCGGTTATTAGGAACACTGCAAAGCGAGTTGGTCATGTTTCCGACCGGCCATGCGCGGAACACCGCAGCGCCGCTGGCGGATTTGTTGGCTTACAAGTTCCACGCGTTGGCCAGCATGGCATCCGGCCAGCCCGGAGAGTTGATCGCGCGGCTGGGAAACATCGCCGGAAAATCCTCGACAGATGTGCGGGCGCTGTATGACTTTCGCATTCATGGCATGGAGTAAGCTGCCTGTTCAAAGCCACCGAGGCACAAAGACCACAGAGGGTTTCACCGAGAATACAAGAGATACACGCGGGGAGCTAAAATCAACCAGGAACTTTCATTGTCATTTGAAATCTAAAATCCCAGATTTGAGTTATGGGAATTGAGATTTATTTTAGGTGTGAATGACTATTCGAATTTAATAGGACAAACTATGTAGAGTTGTTCAACCTTATTCTTGTCTGTGAATTCCTCCGCATCCTCAGTGCCTTTGTGGCTTAACCAGATTGTGACTGGAAATCCATTACCTGATAGTCACCAGCATGTCTCCCCCTTTTGGCATTCTGAATTTACACAAGCCCGCGGGGCAGACCTCGCGGCAGGCGCTGGATCGTGTGACGCGGCTGTTTCAGCCAGCCAAGGTCGGCCACGCGGGGACGCTCGATCCCCTGGCCACCGGCGTGCTGGTGGCTTGTGTCGGCCAGGCCACGCGCCTGATCGAAGCGGTGCAGAATATGCCCAAGACCTACCTGGCCGACTTTTTGCTGGGCTGTCACAGCGAGTCTGATGATATCGAGACCCAGGTGACCAAGCTCGAAAACGCCGCGCGGCCAACGCCAGCGGAATTAGCGGAATTGCTGCCCCGGTTTGTGGGGGAAATTTTGCAAACACCGCCGCAATATTCCGCCATCAAAGTGAACGGCCGCCGCGCTTATAAAATCGCCCGCAAAGGTCGTGTTGTCAAATTGACGGCGCGGCCCATCATGATTCATCAACTACGAATCACGCATTATGAATTTCCGCGGTTGCAATTGGAAATACAGTGCGGGTCCGGCACGTATGTGCGGGCCTTGGGCCGGGACTTGGCGGCGGCGGCGGGAACCTCGGCCGTCATGTCCGCGCTGATACGGTCGGCCATCGGCCCCTACCACCTGAGCGGCAGCATATTACCTGACAATTTAACCTGCCAAAACATTCACCAAGTCCTGTTACCAGCGCAAACGGCCCTGCCAAAGTCGCCACGCGTAACACTGACAGCCGCGGAAATGCGACAAATCTTGGATGGGCAATCGCTGTGCCAATTACAAAATTCGCTGACACCTCCAACCCCCGCCGCGACCATCATGGCGGAGGATGACCAGGGGCGGTTGTTTGCAATTTTACGACAAGAGGGTGGAATTTTCACCGTAAAAATGGTTTTTCCCCCCGCCGAGATGCTGCCTCTGTCGGCCAGGGGAGAAAAATAAAATTTCACGGCAGAGCCCTTTTCCCTAGGCAAAGCGGGCGGGATGCGTTATCAAAAGGGAAATTAGCGGTAACATAACGCCATCAATTTCGCTACCACATGGAAGCGTGGCTTACACTTTGATTCCTCATTAGGAGTGTGTGATGAAACAGAACAACGGTATTCAATGGTTGCGTCAGTCGTGGTTGGTAAGTCTGGCGCTCGGATGCGTGATGACGCTGGCCGTGGGTTGTGGCGGCGGTGGTGGTAAAGCGGGGGGCGGGGGAACACCGGTAAAGGCTAGCTTTCCCGATTCACCTGAAGGGACCGTCAAATTGCTGATGGACTCCACGGCTGATGGAGATCTAGAGGTCTTTTGGCAGGCTCTCCCCGCCAAACACCAGGGGGAAGTCAAGGAAGTGATCAAATTGTTTGCCGACAAGGCCGATCCCGAATTGTACGACAAGGGGATGGCGCTGGTGGGTAAATTGGTTGCCACGGCCAAGGACAAAAAGGACTTTATCCTGAATAGCTCGATGCTGAAGCAAGGGAAAATCGATCCCAAAGACGCTAGTGCCGCTTTTGATGCGATCACCGGAATGCTGGAATCGATCACCACCAGCGATTTGAAGACTGTTGCCGGGTTAAAGACCCTCGACCCCGAGGCGTTCCTGAATGACTTTGGCAAGGGGATGACCACCTCGTTTGCCAATATCCAAAAGTTGCAAACGCAAGCTGGCAAAGCGGATCCCCTGGCCGCCATGAAAAACGCCAAAATCTCAGTAAAGGATAAAACCGCCGACAAAGCGACTGTGGTCGTGGAACAAGAAGGCCAGGAACCCTCCACATCCACCTGGATCAAGGTGGAAAGCAAGTGGCTTCCCGAATCGATGATGAAGGACTGGGACAAAAGCATGGCCGATGCCAAGCAACAAATTAGTTCTATCAAAATTGAGCCGGATCAAAAGAAAATGGCCTTAACCCAAATCGAATCCGCCAATCAATTGGTCGATTCCTTTGCCAAGGCAAAAACCCAAGAAGAATTTGATGGTGCGCTGCAGGGTGCCATGTTCCAAGCCATGATGATGGCCGGTCCCCTGATGGGTGGCGGGGCTGGTCCGGATAACGGCCCTCCAGGGGACTTTGGACCCCCACCGGGCAACTTTGGGCCGCCTGGTGATTTTGGACCTCCGGGCGATTTCAAATCAAATGAAATTCCCCCGCCAGATTCAAGTTCCGCTCCTCCCGCCGACTCCGGTGACGCTACTCAGCCCGAGAGCTCCACCAGCGGCGATAAGTAGTGGATGAATCGGGCCTTTGGCCCGCAGCGGCATTCTGGCGAATGCCATGATGGCTCCGTAGCGGAACTTGCAAAAGTTCCACGATTTAAAACCGTAGCGGAACTTGCAAAAGTTCCGCTACAACTTTGCGCAAGTTGCAAAAAGTTCCGTGCGATTCGACCAATAGCGGAATTTGCAATAATTCCCTGGGCTTTGAAATCGCAATACTCGGCATACTGGCGAATGTGGCTACGATTAAAATTACTGGCGAATACCGCGACGCCGCTATACCTCCTCATCTTCTTCCAGATCTTCCTCATCACAATCTTCCTCCTCTTCCCATTCTTCGGCCTCATCCTGTTCAGCCACGTCGTCATCCTCTTCGCTGTCAGTCTCGTCGTAGTAATCGGTGCTGTTTTCTTCCGCAATTTCCGCTGTGGCTGGGTCGTCAGCTAACATTTCATCTTCCTCAGTGAAGGATGAATCTCCGGCGGGATCCAGTTCTTCCCAGGGGGTTGGCTGATAGCTAGTCCGACTACAATTTAGGTCACGCGTGCTGATACTGCCCAGTGGCTGTGCCGCCAGTTCGGCCACTTTGGGCGTGCCCAATGGTTCGCTCGCGGCCGATTGATGGGAGGAATGAATTTGGAATTTCCGTCCTCCCGGTCCGGCAAGAGCGCTGTTGGATACCGTTTCACGGGGGGGTGGAGAAATTGGCCGCGCGTGGGGGAGCGCGTTTTCTCGCGGCGCGGAACCTGGCAAGGGCATGACAGTCGCCTGGCGGATGGGGCCCCGCGGACCTCCCCCCTCGCCACCATTCTGGCCCCGTCCGTCTGCTGGATGATCCCCTCCACCCGCTCCGCCATTAGAAAAGCGTTCCGGGAGGATTCGATTCGCTTTGGGAGGGTTAGCGGTGGTTTTGGCAACTGGCGAAGGGGCAACCGTGGCAGGGGTTTCAGTTTCATTCCCCATCAGTTCATTCCACTGTTCGATCGTTAGCAGCACCTCGCGGGCGTTGGAGCCGTTGTACTCGCCCACGACCCCGTCTTCGGCCATAAAGTCGACCATGCGGGCCGCGCGGCCATAGCCGATTCCCAGCGCCCGTTGCAACAGCGACACGCTGCCGCGCCCTTCGCGAATGACAATTTCAACCGCTGACTCGTACAAGTCGTCGCGGCTTTTGATTCGCTCGCGGACGTCGCCGGTTTGCTGATCCTTGCTTTTGAGTTGGACCAGTTCCTTCACAAACTCTGGCTCGCTGGTGCCGACAAAGTCCACCACGCGATTAATTTCGTCATCGCTCAGGTACGTCCCCTGTCCGCGCAACAAATTGCTGGTGCCGGGCCACAAAAACAGCAAGTCACCATTGCCCAGAAGTTTATCCGCCCCCATTTCGTCCAGCACCACGCGGCTATCCGTCCGGCTAGCGACCTGAAAGGCGATCCGCGCGGGCAAGTTCGATTTAATAAGCCCCGTGATGACATCCACGGTCGGCTTTTGCGTGGCCAAGATCAAATGGATGCCGACCGCCCGGCTTTTTTGGGCCAGCCGGATGATATGCTGTTCGACTTCCTTGCCGGCGGTCATCATCAGGTCCGCCATTTCGTCCGCCACAATGACAATAAACGGCAGCGTCCGGGGAATGCTGGCCCATTCCTCTTCATTTTCGGGACGCAAGCGGTCGCGAAGTTCTTCATCCCCCAGTTGATTATAGACCGAAATATGCCGCACCCCCGCGCGGGCCAAGAGCGCGTAGCGTTCCTCCATTTTCTCGACCGCCCAAGCCAAGATCGCCTCGGCTTTGCGCATGTCGGTGACGACGGGATGCATCAGATGCGGCAGTTTTTTGTACGGGCTGAGCTCGACCATTTTAGGGTCGATCATCAGCATTTTGACCTCGTCGGGGCGGCGGGTCATCAGCATCGAAACGATAATCGAATTCAGGCAGACGCTTTTTCCCGTGCCTGTCCGTCCCGCGATCAGCAAATGCGGCAACGTCGTCAAATCAACCGTCAGCGGATTGCCCGCAACGTCCTTTCCTAAAAAGATCGGGATTTTCATCTTTTTGGATTTGCCGTTGGTCTCCTCGATGACCTCGCGCAGACGGACCAACTGCCGCTCGTTATTGGGGACCTCGATCCCCACGGTGTTTTTGCCGGGGATCGGCGCGACAATCCGCACGCTGGGAACGCGCAGGGCAATCGCCAGGTCATCCGCCAGGTTGGTAATCTTGGCTAGACGCAACCCGGCTTCCAACTCGACCTCGTACTGGGCGATGACCGGCCCAGTCTCGATTTCGACCACTTTGACGTTAAAACCAAAGTCGGCAAACGTCTTTTCGATTTGCTTGGCCTTGACGCGGACTTCTTTTTCGTGCTCTTCCTTATAAACGGCTTCGTTGGGCAAGAGCAGTTCGATCGATGGCAGTTCATACTCGGTCGCGTTGGTCTGGCGGCTGGCGGCCTCCAACTCTTGGATCACCCGGTCACGGTCGGCGTTTTTGAGGTTTTTTATCGGGACCGGCGCGGCGGAGGGTTTGGGCGTGTTGCCAGCCGTCGCGGGAGCAATAGCGGTGGTCGCCACCGTAGAATCGACTTCGTCGGTTGACTCCTCGGCGGTTTCTTCCAATTCCTCGCTTTCCACTTCTTCCGTCAATTCTGCTACAGCGGGCGGGGACTGTTTGACCGCTTTGCCGCGGATTTTGATTGCCGGATCGGATATTTCGGTCTCTTCCCGAGTTACGGCGGGATCAAGTTCCCGCGCGGGTTTCGATTTGAGATTGACCTTTGGCGGGGGGGCCTCGCCAGACGCCGCGGCTAGTTCTTCCGCGGCCAGCTCCACATCGGTCGCGGGGCGCTTCGGCCTGTTAGCCAGCATCCGACTGGTCAAATTTCCCGAAACTTGCAACGATTTTCGCCCCACCACGGCTAGCCCCTTGGCCGGTGGCCCCATGATCAATGCCGCCAGGCGGACCAGCACATAATCGGTGCACAGTAGCAGTCCGGCTATAATCATGCTGAGGGTAAACAGATACGAACCGACACTGGCAAAGTGGCTTTCCAGCCAACCCCGTCCGGCAGCCCCCAAAATTCCCCCCGGCCCAATCAACGGTCCGTTCCACGCGGGAGAAACCAGCGCGCTGAGCGTGCAAATGCCCGCCAGGGCCAGCGTCCAGCCAATCGCCCGCAGCCACGGTTCGGTGATTTCGTAACGGGCCAAGAGGAACAAATCCAGCACCACTAGCGACAACAGCAAAAAATAGACGCCCAGGCCAAAGTTGGTAAACAACCGGTCCGCCGCGTAGGCCCCCACCCAGCCACAGGCGTTGTGAATTTGTGCGGATTGGGGGAAGGTGGCGGTCTGGGGGGGGTCAGTGGGGGAGTAGCTAAAGATGGCCAAGCCCAAGAAGATGCAAACGACCAGGAGCGCCAGGGCAAAGAGGTCCCGCTTGGGATTGCGTGGGGAAATCATGGGTCGCGCTGTATAAATTACCAGATTTGGTGGGGGCGCGTCCCTGCCCAGGGCAAATTCCGTGGTGTCAACCAAAGTTATCGTCGTACGCCAGTTGTGGGCGGAACTATTTTGGCTAAAGCTGGCTAACCGGTTTTTTTAGCAAGGTTTGGTTAATCCGGCATGAATGATGATTGGCACTATAAAAAAGATGCGGGCCGGAATGTTCCGGTCCGCCGTCTGTGTTTTAGCCCGCTGCGTTATCAGCCCGCAACGTCAGCAAGGGAGACGTAGCGGCATTCGCCAGAATGCCACTGCGGGCCATAGGCCCGACCGATCCCAGCCTAGGGCAAGCGCAGCGTCGCCCTAGGTCTAATGCAAAGTAAAATTGTCAGGGCCACAGGCCCGATTCATCCGTTGCGACCAACAATCTTTTAGCACCTGAGGAACTTTTGCAAGTTCCACTACGATGCCGTCCCTTGGGAAGCGGGCTAAAGCCAGTACCACGTAATGCGGAACTTTTGCAAGTTCCGCTACGGAACAGCATTTCTGGACGTAGCGGCATTTGCCAGAATGCCGAACAAGTTCGTTACAAAGTCCATCCGCTATTCGTGCGAACCTGGACCATATCAACGTTGTCCATAGCTACGGAAATCCCGAGTACACCACCAAAAACCCCGTAAATTGCAGGCTCGTTGACAGTTTTGCGAAAGCAAGGTATGCTTTTTTAAGATTCAACATTATGGAATTTTTCATGCAACTCATTGGCAAATTCACCGATCTGAGTAATCCTCCACACCCAAATTCCACGCAACAGGTGGTAGTGGATATTCGAATTATTATCATTCCAGCTTAATCGCGGGGAGTTTGCCGACGCTACTTGACTGACATACCTTCACCCCGCGGTCCCAGTGGACGCGGGGTTTTTTATTTGATGTTTTGCCTCATACCGTAGCGGAACTTGCCAACGTTCCGATTAAATGACCTCTTCAATCAAACCCTGAATTTTAGCGAATTCCGCTACACTTTCATTTCCAGACTCCCCCCAACCCACCTAGGCAGCAGCATGCGACGCATTCAAATTTATGACACGTCCCTCCGCGACGGCAGCCAGGGGGAAGGGGTCATCTTTTCCCTCCAGGATAAACTGGCTATCACCCGTCGCCTGGATGAATTGGGCTTTGACTATGTGGAGGGGGGGTATCCCCTATCTAATGAAAAAGACGCTCAATACTTTCAGAAGGTCCGCGAATTGCCATTGCGACACGCGACGGTCTGCGCCTTTGGGATGACCCGCCGAAAAGGGATCAAACCGGCGGAGGACCCCGGCATGCGGGCACTTTTGGATTCACACGCCAGCACGATCACCATCGTCGGCAAAACCTCGGCCTTTCATGTGACAGAGGTCCTACGCGTCACGCTGGAGGAAAATCTGGCCATGATTGACGAGACTTTGCGGTATTTGATCGACCAGGGACGGCAGGTCATCTATGACGCGGAGCACTTTTTTGACGGGTGGAAACTGAATCCCGAATACGCTCAACAGACGATCGTCACCGCCGCCCGCGCGGGGGCAAAATTGATCGCGCTATGCGATACCAACGGCGGCAGCATGCCGGGGGAAATTGCCGAATTCACACGCGCGGCCCTGGCTGCCCTTAGTCCCACAAATGTGCCGGTTGGCATTCACACGCACAATGACTGCGACCTGGCGGTGGCAAATTCACTCTCCGCGGTCGCGGCGGGGGCGGTGCAGGTTCAGGGAACGATTAATGGCATTGGCGAGCGTTGTGGCAACGCGGATTTGATCTCGGTCGTGGCCAATCTGGCGATCAAACAACCCGGCTACGAGGTTTTATCAAATAGCGGCGTCCAACATCTGACGGAACTTTCGCGCTTTGTATATGAAACGGCCAATATGAATTTTCGCCCGAATCAGGCTTTCGTCGGCCAAAGCGCCTTCGCCCACAAGGGGGGGATGCACGTCCACGCCATCGCCCGCGCCACCGAAAGCTACGAACATATTCGGCCCGAATTGGTTGGTAATGAGCGGCGCATCTTAGTCAGCGAGCTTTCCGGCCGCAGCAATATCCAGGCCCTGACGCAGCGATACAATATCCACGACGACAAGGCGCTCATGGATAATATTCTTGAGCAAGTGGTCAAACTGGAAAATCGCGGCTATCAGTTTGAAGCGGCGGAGGCGACGTTTGATCTGCTCGTGCGTAAGGCCGCGGGCCTGTTCCAGCCCCATTTTGAGCGATTGAGTTATCATGTCGATGTGGAATCCGACCAGGCCGGAAATGTCCAGACCGAGGCGACCGTCAAGCTGCGCATCGGCGATGAGATTCGCCATGAAGTGGCCGAAGGGGACGGCCCGGTAAACGCCCTCGACGCCGCCCTCCGCAAGGCTCTGCTGCGCGATTACCCCCAACTGGCCCAGATGCAACTGGTCGATTACAAAGTGCGGGTGATCAACTCCGAGGCGGGGACCGCGGCCGGCGTGCGGGTCGTTATCGAAAGCCGCGACCATAGCGACGTCTGGGGTACCGTGGGCGTGAGCGAAAACGTCATCGAGGCGAGCTGGCTGGCTTTAACGGACTCCTTTGAGTACATGCTGTGCAAGGGATAGTAGAGTATTTTCAGAATAGCACGCGGATTAACGTCCAGACTAGAACGCCGCACTTCGCAGAATGATTAATGACAATGCCAGAAAAACAGCGAATCCAACCAATTAACAAATGCGCATCGGTTATGCTTATTCTGATCTGTGTAAATCCGCATGATCTGTTTTATCTGCGTTCTAATATTCCGCGTCTTTCGCTTCATCCGCGTCCTATTTACCTGCGTCCTGAATCACCTCCGTTATCCGCGTCCTATTTCCCTTCCATAAACTGATGACCGACTCAACCCCCCACGAACTGCCCAAGCAATACGAACATACCTCCGCGCAAGAGCGTTGGACCCGGGTGTGGGAGGAGCGGGGCTTTGCCCATGCCATACCCGACCCCGGAGGAAAAAAATATCCCACCGGGCCGTTCACGATTGTCATTCCCCCCCCCAATGTCACGGGCGCGCTGCACCTGGGACACGCGCTCAATAACACGCTGCAGGATATTCTCATCCGGCAAAAACGGATGCAGGGGTACAACG contains:
- a CDS encoding MmgE/PrpD family protein translates to MDLVEKFFLDSLLCGVSALAAGTNAPTILRAEALDYPALNPARGATLFGSSTLVHPEKAVLANCAAVREWDSNGTNFGYDPARGNTAGEFGHNDFYPVVVAAAQQCGWNGPQLLRGMLALDEIRGRLAEVFSLKSHKIDHVVHGAIASAVVYGAALGCTVDQIESAVGLFIAHAIPFRAIRHGQQLSDSKGASAAISTELAIQAVHRAQRGFVGPADIFRNPEAIFCLFERPARQGESPFDLELALSGDDFAIAGMHFKLGLYEHQSAGAIQGVLDLLAAEPGLLDSADAISEICVTIYEPAYHIICDPYKWRPATRQSADHSLPYIIATLLRKALEQRTADWQTLMLLPEDYSTVALGHPVTRALMERVKLEHGGAEFDRRYPEGIPTRVAIAHRLLGTLQSELVMFPTGHARNTAAPLADLLAYKFHALASMASGQPGELIARLGNIAGKSSTDVRALYDFRIHGME
- the truB gene encoding tRNA pseudouridine(55) synthase TruB yields the protein MSPPFGILNLHKPAGQTSRQALDRVTRLFQPAKVGHAGTLDPLATGVLVACVGQATRLIEAVQNMPKTYLADFLLGCHSESDDIETQVTKLENAARPTPAELAELLPRFVGEILQTPPQYSAIKVNGRRAYKIARKGRVVKLTARPIMIHQLRITHYEFPRLQLEIQCGSGTYVRALGRDLAAAAGTSAVMSALIRSAIGPYHLSGSILPDNLTCQNIHQVLLPAQTALPKSPRVTLTAAEMRQILDGQSLCQLQNSLTPPTPAATIMAEDDQGRLFAILRQEGGIFTVKMVFPPAEMLPLSARGEK
- a CDS encoding DNA translocase FtsK, translating into MISPRNPKRDLFALALLVVCIFLGLAIFSYSPTDPPQTATFPQSAQIHNACGWVGAYAADRLFTNFGLGVYFLLLSLVVLDLFLLARYEITEPWLRAIGWTLALAGICTLSALVSPAWNGPLIGPGGILGAAGRGWLESHFASVGSYLFTLSMIIAGLLLCTDYVLVRLAALIMGPPAKGLAVVGRKSLQVSGNLTSRMLANRPKRPATDVELAAEELAAASGEAPPPKVNLKSKPARELDPAVTREETEISDPAIKIRGKAVKQSPPAVAELTEEVESEELEETAEESTDEVDSTVATTAIAPATAGNTPKPSAAPVPIKNLKNADRDRVIQELEAASRQTNATEYELPSIELLLPNEAVYKEEHEKEVRVKAKQIEKTFADFGFNVKVVEIETGPVIAQYEVELEAGLRLAKITNLADDLAIALRVPSVRIVAPIPGKNTVGIEVPNNERQLVRLREVIEETNGKSKKMKIPIFLGKDVAGNPLTVDLTTLPHLLIAGRTGTGKSVCLNSIIVSMLMTRRPDEVKMLMIDPKMVELSPYKKLPHLMHPVVTDMRKAEAILAWAVEKMEERYALLARAGVRHISVYNQLGDEELRDRLRPENEEEWASIPRTLPFIVIVADEMADLMMTAGKEVEQHIIRLAQKSRAVGIHLILATQKPTVDVITGLIKSNLPARIAFQVASRTDSRVVLDEMGADKLLGNGDLLFLWPGTSNLLRGQGTYLSDDEINRVVDFVGTSEPEFVKELVQLKSKDQQTGDVRERIKSRDDLYESAVEIVIREGRGSVSLLQRALGIGYGRAARMVDFMAEDGVVGEYNGSNAREVLLTIEQWNELMGNETETPATVAPSPVAKTTANPPKANRILPERFSNGGAGGGDHPADGRGQNGGEGGGPRGPIRQATVMPLPGSAPRENALPHARPISPPPRETVSNSALAGPGGRKFQIHSSHQSAASEPLGTPKVAELAAQPLGSISTRDLNCSRTSYQPTPWEELDPAGDSSFTEEDEMLADDPATAEIAEENSTDYYDETDSEEDDDVAEQDEAEEWEEEEDCDEEDLEEDEEV
- the cimA gene encoding citramalate synthase, whose amino-acid sequence is MRRIQIYDTSLRDGSQGEGVIFSLQDKLAITRRLDELGFDYVEGGYPLSNEKDAQYFQKVRELPLRHATVCAFGMTRRKGIKPAEDPGMRALLDSHASTITIVGKTSAFHVTEVLRVTLEENLAMIDETLRYLIDQGRQVIYDAEHFFDGWKLNPEYAQQTIVTAARAGAKLIALCDTNGGSMPGEIAEFTRAALAALSPTNVPVGIHTHNDCDLAVANSLSAVAAGAVQVQGTINGIGERCGNADLISVVANLAIKQPGYEVLSNSGVQHLTELSRFVYETANMNFRPNQAFVGQSAFAHKGGMHVHAIARATESYEHIRPELVGNERRILVSELSGRSNIQALTQRYNIHDDKALMDNILEQVVKLENRGYQFEAAEATFDLLVRKAAGLFQPHFERLSYHVDVESDQAGNVQTEATVKLRIGDEIRHEVAEGDGPVNALDAALRKALLRDYPQLAQMQLVDYKVRVINSEAGTAAGVRVVIESRDHSDVWGTVGVSENVIEASWLALTDSFEYMLCKG